A stretch of the Bacteroidota bacterium genome encodes the following:
- a CDS encoding 1-deoxy-D-xylulose-5-phosphate reductoisomerase has translation MENKKHIAILGSTGSIGTQALKVIKSHPESFAVEVLTANRNADLLIQQAIEFKPNCVVIADESKYEKVKTALSKHEIKIFAGNKSIEQIVQMESIDMVLAGIVGYAGLASVISAIKAKKNIALANKETLVVAGELVTALAKENGVNIYPVDSEHSAIFQCMVGEWQIPPAPLYKGESNSPIEKIYLTASGGPFRGKDATFLSSVTKEQALKHPNWEMGAKITIDSATLMNKGLEVIEAKWLFNLKAEQIEIIIHPQSIIHSIVQFKDGSMKAQMGLPDMKLPIQYALSFPNRLPSTFERFDFANYSSLTFEQPDTKTFRCLPIAFEAMKKGGNAPCILNAANEVAVNAFLSDKISFLKISDVIANTLAKASFIYKPSYDDYVNSDKEARKTAEVLIGK, from the coding sequence ATGGAAAACAAAAAACATATAGCAATCCTCGGCTCCACCGGCTCCATCGGCACTCAGGCACTGAAAGTGATTAAATCACATCCTGAAAGTTTTGCGGTGGAAGTTCTTACCGCGAATCGCAATGCCGACTTACTGATTCAGCAGGCAATTGAGTTCAAACCAAACTGCGTGGTAATTGCTGATGAAAGTAAATATGAAAAAGTAAAAACCGCTCTTAGCAAACACGAGATAAAAATTTTCGCGGGAAATAAATCCATTGAGCAGATTGTACAGATGGAAAGCATTGACATGGTTCTTGCTGGAATTGTTGGCTATGCGGGACTTGCTTCTGTTATTTCCGCCATCAAAGCAAAAAAAAATATCGCGCTGGCGAATAAAGAAACGCTTGTTGTAGCTGGCGAATTAGTCACCGCATTGGCAAAAGAAAACGGGGTGAATATTTATCCTGTTGATTCCGAGCACTCGGCAATTTTTCAGTGCATGGTGGGAGAATGGCAAATCCCCCCTGCCCCCCTTTACAAGGGGGAATCTAACAGCCCGATAGAAAAAATTTATCTCACTGCTTCGGGCGGTCCGTTCAGAGGAAAAGATGCTACGTTTCTTTCTTCCGTTACCAAAGAGCAGGCACTCAAACACCCCAACTGGGAAATGGGTGCAAAGATTACCATCGATTCTGCCACGCTGATGAACAAAGGACTGGAAGTGATTGAAGCAAAGTGGTTGTTCAATCTTAAAGCAGAACAGATTGAAATCATCATTCATCCGCAAAGTATTATTCATTCTATCGTGCAATTCAAAGACGGAAGCATGAAAGCGCAGATGGGCTTGCCCGATATGAAACTTCCGATTCAATATGCGCTTTCTTTTCCGAATCGTCTGCCTTCAACTTTCGAACGGTTTGATTTCGCAAATTATTCTTCTCTCACTTTTGAACAACCTGATACAAAAACTTTCCGCTGCCTGCCTATTGCCTTCGAAGCGATGAAAAAAGGCGGCAACGCTCCTTGTATATTGAATGCAGCGAATGAAGTTGCTGTGAATGCTTTTCTCTCCGATAAAATTTCTTTTCTGAAAATTTCAGATGTGATTGCGAATACTCTTGCGAAAGCATCCTTCATTTACAAACCTTCGTATGATGATTATGTGAATTCAGATAAGGAGGCAAGAAAAACAGCCGAAGTATTAATTGGGAAATAA
- a CDS encoding glycosyltransferase, translated as MMVYFLIPIFNEEKNIPGLFEDIGKTENTAERFFVFSDDGSSDNSNQVIKNHFEHANHIILGDGKNYGPGHAFNSGFDWILKNSKSSEDVIVTMEADRTSDIGILKNMLAINKLGYDLVLASVYAQGGGFSQTTFFRKMISFIANMFFRSFFGIKILTLSSFYRVYTISILKKIQEKYKGQIIAERGFICMLEILVKAISCEAKIIEVPMVLHSTKRIGKSKMKIFKTSMAYLKFMMSFEKKG; from the coding sequence ATGATGGTTTATTTTCTGATTCCAATTTTCAACGAAGAGAAAAATATTCCCGGGCTTTTTGAAGATATTGGAAAAACAGAAAATACCGCGGAAAGATTTTTTGTTTTCTCTGATGACGGTTCTTCTGATAATTCGAACCAGGTAATAAAAAATCATTTTGAACATGCGAATCACATTATTCTTGGCGATGGAAAAAATTACGGACCCGGTCATGCGTTCAACTCCGGCTTTGATTGGATTTTGAAAAATTCTAAATCTTCTGAAGATGTTATAGTGACCATGGAAGCAGACCGCACCTCTGACATCGGCATTCTGAAAAACATGCTGGCTATAAATAAACTCGGCTATGATTTGGTGCTTGCTTCGGTTTATGCGCAGGGCGGAGGATTTTCTCAAACTACTTTTTTCAGAAAAATGATTTCCTTCATCGCCAATATGTTCTTCCGTTCCTTCTTCGGTATAAAAATTCTAACGCTCAGTTCTTTTTACAGAGTTTATACAATTTCCATTCTGAAAAAAATACAGGAGAAATATAAAGGACAGATTATTGCTGAGCGAGGATTCATCTGCATGCTGGAAATTTTAGTGAAAGCAATCAGCTGTGAAGCAAAAATCATTGAAGTGCCGATGGTGCTTCATTCTACCAAGCGAATCGGAAAATCCAAGATGAAAATTTTCAAGACCAGCATGGCATACCTGAAGTTCATGATGAGTTTTGAAAAGAAAGGATAG
- a CDS encoding GDP-mannose 4,6-dehydratase, with amino-acid sequence MKNVLVTGVAGMIGSHLLDELLAKDYKVIGIDNFAYGKEENISHNLKNPNFKFAKVDITDFEALKKLGKEVDSILHLAAVKKIGEKDISMPTLMVNAKGTENVFEVAKVFGKKVLFASTSDVYGMSPDLPLREDGDLLLGPSMIKRWSYAVSKLYGEQLAFAYYNDHKVPVTVLRYFGAFSPRSSFAWSGGHVPIFIRAIMNDEEVIVHGDGSQTRSMGFVTDLVNGTILALENKNAIGEIINIGNDEELSVIDTAKLIHRIANTGKELKIKFVPMSEVFGKYKDIMRRIPDLSKAKKLIGYQPKVKLEDAVKITIKEILKNKS; translated from the coding sequence ATGAAAAATGTATTGGTAACAGGCGTAGCCGGCATGATTGGTTCCCACCTTCTTGATGAATTGCTTGCGAAAGATTATAAAGTTATCGGCATAGATAATTTTGCTTACGGCAAAGAAGAAAATATTTCTCATAACCTGAAGAATCCCAATTTCAAATTTGCAAAAGTTGACATTACTGATTTTGAAGCGCTGAAAAAATTAGGAAAAGAAGTTGATTCCATTCTCCACCTCGCTGCTGTAAAAAAGATTGGCGAAAAGGACATCAGTATGCCTACGCTGATGGTGAACGCCAAAGGAACTGAAAATGTTTTTGAAGTGGCGAAAGTCTTTGGGAAAAAAGTTTTGTTCGCCTCTACCTCAGATGTGTATGGCATGTCTCCAGACCTTCCGTTGCGTGAGGATGGCGATTTGCTCCTCGGTCCCAGCATGATTAAAAGGTGGAGTTATGCGGTTTCAAAATTATACGGAGAGCAATTGGCTTTTGCTTATTACAACGATCACAAAGTTCCTGTAACGGTATTAAGATATTTTGGTGCGTTCAGCCCACGCTCAAGTTTTGCCTGGAGCGGTGGTCATGTGCCGATTTTTATCCGCGCCATTATGAATGATGAAGAAGTGATTGTTCACGGAGATGGCTCTCAAACGCGCTCTATGGGATTTGTAACTGATTTGGTGAACGGAACCATTCTCGCGCTCGAAAACAAAAATGCCATAGGAGAAATCATCAACATCGGCAATGATGAAGAGCTTTCTGTTATTGATACCGCGAAACTGATACACCGGATTGCCAACACGGGGAAAGAGCTGAAAATAAAATTTGTACCGATGAGCGAAGTGTTTGGAAAATACAAGGACATTATGCGCAGGATTCCTGATTTGTCAAAGGCGAAAAAATTAATCGGCTACCAGCCGAAGGTAAAGCTCGAAGATGCAGTTAAAATAACCATCAAAGAAATTCTTAAAAACAAATCATGA
- the rseP gene encoding RIP metalloprotease RseP, with the protein MEVLIKASQLILSLSILVVLHELGHFLPAKWFKMRVEKFYLFFDPWFSLFKIKKGGTEYGIGWIPLGGYVKISGMIDESMDKEQMKQPPQDWEFRSKPAWQRLIVMVGGVTMNLILAMCIYAMLLFVFGEKYLPTANMKDGVWCIDSLAEEVGFKNGDKIISVDGQQVENFQNVIHEMLYATNVQINRNGKDTTLIIPKNFVERLVDKRAPFLYARIPFFIGGFAPDSPAEKAGLKKKDQIIALNDSALKYFDEFKDRVSKFKNQSVKLKVKRGNETMDVSVNVDSAGKIGVVTALMDFESLLKSGTYEFSVTQYGFFQSFPAGIHKAVEKLKDYIRQFKLIFNFKTGAYKGVGSFISIGDLFPSQWDWEAFWNLTAILSVVLAFMNILPIPALDGGHVMFLLYEVITRRKPSDKFLEYAQYVGMFLLISLMVYALGNDIFRLF; encoded by the coding sequence ATGGAAGTACTCATTAAAGCCTCGCAGTTAATTCTTTCGCTTTCGATTCTGGTCGTTCTGCACGAACTCGGACATTTTCTTCCTGCGAAATGGTTTAAGATGCGCGTAGAAAAATTCTATCTCTTCTTCGATCCCTGGTTTTCTCTTTTCAAAATAAAAAAAGGCGGCACTGAATACGGCATCGGATGGATTCCGCTTGGAGGATATGTAAAAATTTCAGGAATGATTGACGAGAGTATGGACAAGGAACAGATGAAACAACCACCACAAGATTGGGAATTCAGAAGCAAACCCGCCTGGCAGCGATTGATTGTGATGGTAGGTGGCGTTACGATGAATTTAATTCTTGCCATGTGTATTTACGCAATGTTGCTTTTCGTATTCGGAGAAAAATATTTGCCTACTGCCAACATGAAAGACGGTGTATGGTGCATTGATTCGCTGGCGGAAGAGGTGGGATTTAAAAACGGAGATAAGATTATTTCAGTGGACGGACAGCAGGTGGAAAATTTTCAGAATGTGATCCACGAAATGCTTTATGCAACCAATGTTCAGATAAACCGAAACGGAAAAGATACCACGCTTATCATTCCGAAAAATTTTGTTGAGCGGCTGGTGGATAAGCGCGCACCGTTTCTTTATGCGCGGATTCCATTTTTCATAGGAGGTTTTGCTCCTGATTCTCCTGCTGAAAAAGCAGGATTGAAAAAGAAAGACCAGATCATCGCCCTCAATGACAGCGCGCTGAAATATTTTGACGAGTTCAAAGACCGCGTGAGCAAATTCAAAAATCAATCGGTAAAACTGAAAGTGAAGCGAGGAAATGAAACAATGGATGTTTCTGTGAATGTTGACAGCGCTGGAAAAATCGGAGTCGTCACTGCCTTGATGGACTTTGAATCGTTGCTCAAATCAGGCACGTATGAATTCAGTGTAACTCAATATGGGTTCTTTCAATCTTTCCCAGCGGGAATTCACAAAGCGGTGGAAAAGCTGAAAGATTACATCCGCCAGTTCAAACTTATTTTCAACTTCAAAACGGGCGCTTATAAAGGAGTTGGAAGCTTTATTTCCATAGGAGATTTATTCCCTTCTCAGTGGGACTGGGAAGCTTTCTGGAATCTGACAGCCATTCTTTCCGTGGTGCTGGCGTTCATGAACATACTTCCGATTCCCGCGCTGGACGGAGGTCACGTCATGTTTTTGCTTTATGAAGTTATCACACGCAGAAAACCAAGCGATAAGTTTCTGGAATACGCGCAGTATGTTGGAATGTTCCTCTTGATTTCCCTGATGGTGTATGCGCTGGGCAACGATATCTTCAGATTATTTTAA
- a CDS encoding TlpA family protein disulfide reductase codes for MKKYFSLLLLGSCILILSCGNEKKPSPLKEGGWKGVLTLNDSTGLVLPFRFDFSFQNDSAQITIHNAEEKIVVNEILFDKDSVFIRMPVFDSEFRCKLFKDSAMTGNWINHSRKEKNIIPFAATFGDSDVYGCPQFDKNYPYEGKWKCKFSPYYPDSSYAVGIFKTSSHRAEGTFLTETGDYRYLEGCVFGKYMLLYCFDGSHAFVFHAETIDDTIYGDFYSGIHHRETWIAWKDAEFKLRNADSLTFMKQGFSKVDFTFPSIENKKVSLSDEKYKNKAVILQIMGSWCPNCMDETMFLSELHKKYSSQGLEVIALAFEKAFDGSAALTTSFEKAKSNVGRLKKKYNSDYDFLITGFQPKDADKALPMLNHVMSFPTTIFIDKKGNVRKIHTGYSGPATGSEYEKFTKETDEFVLSLLSEK; via the coding sequence ATGAAAAAATATTTCTCCCTTCTCCTTCTTGGCTCCTGCATCCTGATTCTCTCCTGCGGCAATGAAAAAAAACCTTCACCGCTTAAAGAAGGCGGATGGAAAGGCGTTTTAACATTGAATGATTCAACAGGATTGGTTCTTCCGTTCCGGTTTGATTTCTCTTTTCAAAATGATTCTGCTCAAATCACTATTCATAATGCGGAAGAAAAAATTGTTGTGAACGAAATTTTATTTGATAAAGATTCTGTTTTCATCCGAATGCCGGTGTTTGATTCTGAGTTCAGATGCAAACTCTTCAAAGACTCCGCAATGACAGGCAACTGGATCAATCATTCGCGAAAAGAAAAAAATATAATTCCTTTCGCAGCAACATTTGGCGATTCGGATGTTTACGGATGTCCGCAGTTTGACAAAAATTATCCTTACGAAGGAAAATGGAAATGTAAATTCAGCCCTTATTACCCCGACAGCTCTTATGCTGTGGGAATTTTTAAAACATCATCGCATCGTGCTGAGGGAACTTTTCTGACGGAAACAGGCGATTACCGATACCTGGAAGGATGCGTATTCGGAAAATACATGCTGCTCTATTGTTTTGACGGTTCGCACGCGTTTGTTTTTCATGCTGAAACAATAGACGATACCATTTACGGAGATTTTTATTCAGGCATCCATCACCGCGAAACGTGGATAGCGTGGAAGGATGCTGAATTCAAATTGAGAAATGCCGACTCGCTTACTTTTATGAAACAGGGATTTTCAAAAGTTGATTTTACTTTTCCGAGCATTGAGAATAAAAAAGTTTCGCTTTCGGATGAGAAATATAAAAACAAAGCGGTGATTCTTCAAATCATGGGATCGTGGTGCCCGAACTGCATGGATGAAACCATGTTCCTTTCTGAACTTCATAAAAAATATTCTTCGCAGGGATTGGAAGTTATTGCGCTGGCGTTTGAGAAGGCGTTCGATGGTTCGGCTGCGCTCACCACAAGCTTTGAAAAAGCAAAATCAAATGTGGGGCGTTTGAAAAAGAAATATAATTCCGATTATGATTTTCTGATTACAGGATTTCAACCCAAGGATGCTGACAAGGCATTGCCCATGCTGAATCATGTGATGTCGTTCCCCACCACCATCTTCATAGATAAAAAAGGAAATGTCAGAAAAATCCACACAGGTTATTCCGGACCTGCCACAGGAAGTGAATATGAAAAATTCACAAAAGAAACAGATGAATTTGTGCTTTCGCTGCTGAGTGAAAAGTGA